The sequence below is a genomic window from Sebastes fasciatus isolate fSebFas1 chromosome 11, fSebFas1.pri, whole genome shotgun sequence.
accataacaaatattgtccagaaaccctcacaggtactgcatttagcataaaaaatatgctcaaatcataacatggcaaactgcagcccaacaggcaacaactgctgtcagtgtgtcagtgtgctgacttgactatgacttgctccaaactgcatgtgattatcataaagcgggcatgtctgtaaaggggagactcatgcgtatccatagaacccattttcattcacatatcttgaggtcagaggtcaagggacccctttgaaaatggccatgccagtttttcctcgccaaaatttagcgtaagtttggagcattatttaacctccttctcgaaaagttagtatgacatgttggtaccaatggattccttacgttttttctagttttatatgatgcctgtatcttcactctagctttaaaactgcacctgctacaacctccggaatatcgattgcgttaacgaaattagtggcgttaaaatgaatgtgcgttatcgcgttaactttgacagcccttatttatATACAGTTGTATATACAGGGACACCAGATATATCTGAGGGGTTGTGACATGATTAAGgggagaggaaagaaggaaaaaaacaaagttctgatacataaatctgttttaagttttttaactttttctctaatctttgatttttggtgGGATATTGGatcatatgtatatttattgacATGAAAAGTTTAGAGGGAAAAATCAATGTATGATGGAGCTGGCAGACTTCTGAAATGTGATGCCGACTGCACAAGGATTTTTGTAAGACGTCAGAAGCCAaaaaggttggaaaccactggcTTAGTCTTTGataatgtgttgtgttttaaaATTTTGCTATATTATCCATTGTGTAAAATTTtcaactaaagctgtcaaataactgtagtggagtagaaagtacagTATTTCTCTGTGAGATATAGTGGagtggaagtataaagtagcataaaatggaaatccAAGTATGTGTGTGCCTTTTCCCCTGAGATTATGTTTTTTCTCACCTGCCAGCCTTCATAGCAGGATATATCTCTCTGACATCTACAGACTGAAACATGAAATGTTCAACTGAATGTTGAAGCGTGTTGATCTGCTCTCCTGTGCTCTCGGCAGGGACTCAGAGTCAACTAAATCTGGAGCGCTCCAAGAGTCGAATGGGAACCTTTGTGGAGGGCGGACCGACGGCTGAGCCCAACCCAGAAGAAGGGTACGTAGCCAATATCATATCCTGTGAATTATGTTCATATGCAAATAATGTGGATTAGAGATTTATACACAAGAGCAAGAAGTGGTGTCACATCCCAATTGAAGTCACGATCACAGTCATTTCATAACGATAAAAGAGAATAATGTATCTATGTAAGAAAAATAGTGAACATTTTGCAGATATCTTTAATATGAATGTTTTGTCGATATCTTGAAGAGCATAATCTGGGTAACATTACATTTACTCCAACACATATTAAAATAATCCAAAATATTGTAtatgaatacatgaatacatgcacacacaggtatatgcttctttttttcataaaccATGACAGTGATCTTTCCCtcaccttaaccaagtagttcttTTTTCAAGATCCTCAACCTCACCTAAATGTAACCATTGCATTTATTGATTATTGCATTGTTGTCCTATTTTGACGCACTGCTTTCTACCAATCTATGTCAACAAATACTGCAGGAATGTTTTTGATGCATCACAAATTCTTATGTAAATGTCGCAGACATTAATTAACTGAACCTTCAAAGGGTTTTCGTGACACATTTTCTTGTCCATAAAGCTGTGAGTTAATGCTGAGCTGCCCTCATGAAGTGGAACAATCACTTTAACTTACTACAGCAACTGAGCTTTTCTAGGATAATGTTCAGTAGGAACGCAGTCAGGCTTTTATTTCACTGTAATGAGGTTATGATGACCTGCCAGATGGAGACTTCAAAGTAGAGCAATGATTTGACCCACACTGTTTAGATGTGTGTCTGCTTTCATCTCAGAGTCAATTCTGGGTTTGAGGCAGTCACTGCAACGCATGAGTCGATATGAGTTTgatttacatgatttaatggcCAATTATTCGCTTGATATGTCGCTCTGTTTGTGGTATGTCCGGTGACCAATTTTTGCCAAAAAACGTAGTTTACTTCGACAAGATTAAGATGTTGCACTGTTTCATACATGATATAAAAGGCATGGTGTTGATTAAGTCATGCAACATGAGGAAGTGAGTCTTGTCTCAATATTTCTGTActgcacttttactttttgtattCCAAAAGTGTCCAAAAGTCAAAGGCCAAGGTCACTGCGACCTCACaaacgtttttggccataactcaagaattcatatgctaattatgataaTTTCAAGTCACGATATTTGAACAGatagacatggatgtaaactgcaacttgactggttggcagaggcatacaaccacaaggCAGTAGTTCTAGTTTTATCATAGCTACATTGTCGGTACAATATCCAACAAAACACCTTACATAAGAACATGTGCCTTTTTGTTGCCTGTACAAACTATTTAGAGGATAAAAGGGGACTTTCAGAAGTAAACATTACAAGGTATCACCTCCTTTTCATAGTCAAACAGTCACTTTGGATGTTTGGATATACACTGTCCTTCAAAACTAAGCATTTTTACAAACCTGTGAGTGACATAATTGAAAAATAATCCTTTTTCAATGCTTGATATTATTAAATCTAAACAAttgaaggtgctaaatgcgagattgggagcatttccatTGCCTCTACACGGCTTTCAACATGGAGACGGCTGACCCGTCGGCTCGTATCTAACGGTGCAAACAGTGACAACTATGGCaatagtgctgacagagctaacagtgttaacctgtaggggaaccggagggtggatgCTACGCTTCAGCAACAGCGCCGTCGGTTAGGACGGCGCGTTATCCGCTGTAGCCggcatatgagagcagtgcagagcggcggcagtgatagtcactggcacgcacacatgcacgaacatgcactaaaagcatgcacggccAGCTCAGCAATGTCATCAAAGCACGAAgaaactctgattacaacacacacacagagggagagacttcattctctactcaggtagacattactcctctatatctttacaaagcaaatagttgtttgctgctacattaatgctcAGGATATTGAATAGAGCACATTTAAGGTCACGTTTATTGCATATATCAGCTTCAGATATGAGGCCACCTATTGTGTGGGACAATCATGTAAAATGCGTTATTAAGTTTTTAGGACTGATTTCTATCTGACTGATTTCTATCTTTTGAAGAAAGTAGCAGGTTAACTGGGCAACACTGGAAAAAATCCATTATTGTGTCACACAAACGGATACAATACAACATCCGTGGCTTACGTGAGTCATGCTCTGCTGTGTTGCAGGACATCTTCAGACATGCCAGACGTCTTATCTAGACGGAAACTTAAGCAGCCACCTTCTGATCAAGACCTGCcatgatgtcatcacatgacctggCTGACCAATATTATTCAACTTCCCCACTAAATGTTCTTCATTAGGTTTCTTTCAAGTGTGTGACAAAAGATCCTGATTTTCTGTAGAATCGTTGTATCAGCTgaacaatcagctgattgttGGGATCACCTCGTGATACTGTACTTATATGGCTTAATAAACGACTCCAAAGATTAAATTTGTGATTGTTAGAGAAGTATTTCTAAACTTCCTGCCAATGAGTGAAGTTAATTAAGCCCAGTAGTCCCACATGTGTGCAGCTCATCTCATCATCTCACAACGTTCTCAGCCGCCAATTAAGAAATGATAATGGCCGTTCTGTGATGATGGGACTCGGCTCAAGTTCCCCTGCTTGTATTTGTCATGAGCAAAACAAATTGGAATACATGTGTacagatagacacacacacacacacacacacacacacacacacagctacatgCACACAGCGAACTGCACCCCCGCAGTGAAACATAATACATTGCTATTCAGGACAGCACAGGCAGAATGGCTGCTGCATGGGAAGTGGCGTGGGGAAGAACGCTGTGCTCTGACAAAAAACTGTGGCGTGCTGCGAGGCTGAATAATGTCGGCAACGGGAGCCCGAGGAGTCTGCAGTGCCTTGATGACAACCAGCAGTTTCATTGTCAGGCCTCAAATCACAATCCccctgtgtctgtgtgaagTTTAATAATGGAGAGACACATAACACGCCTCATTGCACATCATCCAGAATGGGTTAAAACTCACCTCAATGAAAACCATGAATGAAAGCATGCTCTTGTCAAAAGGCAGTGAAACACCCCGGGCTCGCCTTAAAACCAGTGATTAATTAAAGGaactgtgtgtaacattttgggggatctattagcagaaatataatattcataattatgtttttattagtgtataatcacctgaattgttgttttcgttagcttagaatgagcccttcatatctacatagggagtgggtcctcttcatggtgtccgccatgttgctctgccatgtttctacagtagctcagaattgacaaaccaaacactggctctagcaggaggtttttgtgtttttacattactTGAAGGCccccgtagttctccgacacgatttaaagggtcagttcacccaaattacaagcAAAACCCCACATTTCTTCaattatggtacatgtccacaggggcgtttttatcACAaaggatcgcctcgcttcccagcattggacgcttgattgTGATGCCACTAGATACAaggcactcggcacctgattggacgaacgctttccctcgtgggctgctgctcccacctttcaaaccggaaccaacatggcggctcgtttggaaacctttttctcttatatcacgaaaaatagttcaccaaaatgtgcttctgaaaacattgtatgcgagaaataagttgctgaatctgtctttattttaaataGACAAcacttagtttaaaagtttcttggGAGTGTCCAGAGGCGGCGAGACACGCCGGACGCCCCGGATTTGcttaaagtagcctagacctcaattttatgcaaatgaggagcggccgacgtgacgccccgtctctctAACAGCACCGCCACgtcaccagaatgcattgcacggctgcttacatagacaatgaatgggaagagtggaaaggacagaggctgtggacacgtacctttACCCCAAAAGGTGTCCAGccacatatatattttttgtttaatttaaagaGATCTAGAGGTATCCATCCTTGACAATTACCCAATGCAGTGGAAGTGAATGGAATTTTATAATTAGGATGCAAACCATAGGTTGCATAATAGGTCTTTGCAAACAATCTGAAGAGGTCGTTTTCCCTTCTCTGTGCACCTTGAATGTAAAGTTGTGCTAGATAACACTTCTCTACTTTACAAAcgaacattttaaacatgcaaaGAGTTCTCAAGAACAAAGTTATTGAGTGGACCTTGAGTAACAAatctttttgttgtttactCTCAGGTTTTAAGGTATTATTGGTTATAATTTTGAATTCAGCAACCTCTCTAAAAGATTAATAAGTTGCAACTAATTTAATCAGTCACAGCTTgttaataatcaatcattcatgctttattaacatttatcagCCCTTAATGAGAACAGCTTTTGGGTTTGCCAGGTGGTGTTTATCCCCCTCCAGCATGACATTTGCTGTGTCAGTTTTAGCTCTTATAAATCATCAGACAGACCCCTCCAATGCACAGTTTGATCTCTGACCTTCTGAACCCTTTATTAATGATTTATTAACACTTAATTACACATGATTTACTAACTTCTGTTAGgtgaccatttaaaaaaaacatttatacctACAAACGTGTttgcctatttatttattcattcattaatgaCTCAGCCAGAGAgatttttcacaacctggcaacccccAAGACTGTCCTATAATTAATGACTTATAATTGATTTATTAAGCCATTAGTCTCAATTTAAGAGCCCTCCATAAAAAGTGGCATCATATTAgcttatttaaagggactgtttgtaactttttacatgtataaatctaccgggtcagTTTCCCATGGGCGCTCACAtatggctacgctgttcagacccctccgctgcttgccttcactcacacaccgcgtgCGTTcttgctccactctcacgttcatgcgcgctcactacacactgcagaagagttagtttagctctgagaatatctagtgaatgtacagtggatgtttgtgcagaaataaattctgcagctcctccagaccaacagaggtttcccgtgtcttatgaagtgacggggctccgcagagagaaacgttatcatctccgaccgggtgccggtgtctcccctgttccctccgaccgcggtcgggaggctgaagcaggaaaagccaacactaggatcagcagtgattcgtggagagacctttgtctggtcagctaacattactgccaagcaggtgaaatatagagtgatattgtggttttagctgacgtgtgtcgcctcactgttttgagcgatgctcgttcatgtctatttagatcgagcgagcaagcgcgagcccgacgctgactttctttGACgcaacggccacaggtgtcgctgttaacaagcatttctgaaagttacaaacagtccctttaagggtaTGACTGAAAACACCATAACAAGGAAACTGAATGTAAATTCCAaataaatggtgaaaaaaaaaaaaaaaatggtgtgTTTTCCCCTTGAAAAAAATCAGCAACAAGTAAATAGAGGTGAGCTGGTGAGCTACAGGCAAGGTGCAACAGCCTTCACCTTCAGCATCatccccctacacacacacacacacacacaggttgaaGGATGGAtcggtgaggaagaggaggaggaggaggaggaggaagcatcCAGTCGCATCCAGAGGTccacagaggagagaagaagatgcTCTGCGCGGCAGATCACATATCTATGTTATAATGATGAAACATGACGACTTCACACCGACTACCGGCCAGATGCCTCGCACATATTATTAGCGGTTTCCCTCCGTTTCCGTTGCAGTATGACCTGTCCGGTGCTACGTGCGTCTCGGTGCCCATCAGGAGCAGCGCACCGTGTTGCGTCCGTGTGTCAACTCAGAAGAAGAAATGCCATCTCACCTCCTCACTGAtgatctctcctctcctcctcgtgTTAGATCTTTATTCCTCAGCAGGTCTGAACGCGTCTCTGATTGAATGGCTGTCATGACTTGTGCCCTCAGGAGCGTGAAGCTGCCAATGCAGGAGGAAAATGTGGTGTTTATGCGTCCTTTCAAAAGCTCTCAGTGATTAATTAGACTGAGGATCTCTGTGAAAATCTGCTGATTAAACAATGGAAAGACCTTCAGATCATCGACATAAAGGGtaagaggattttttttaattttacaggaATGCAACACATCAGTGCAGTAAGCATTCGTTTAAGTGTGACATAAGCAAAGATCATAATTAAACATAGGCTACTGTTTGTAATATACTCAGGATCATAGATTTCCCCACATCCCCTCTCTTCATTTGCACTCTTGAATGGATTGCATGCTGGAATGAAAGGGCTGATTTGATTGCAACTAAATACTGAAATGCCATTCACTAATAGTGGCCTAGCAGCTGCAGGGCCATTGCACACATTTCACTCCACAAAAACAAGATCAAATAAATAGCAATTCTGAACAAACATGTTCAACTAGCAGCATTGATTACCTCTTTTTTTCCAAATGGTGGTGCATCTCATTTATACTGTGTGATAATGCAACAAGATAGTCAAATTCCCCATTAATGGTCCCACCAactgttgtattattattgtttatttcaatGTTTTTGTCCACCAGAGTTACAATGGTATAGTGTATGCTTGTCTTATGTGTTGCTTTACATGGAATTTGAGCAAAACAAGCAAAAACATACTTAAAAATATAGCCTATTAGAATGATTTTGATTCTGTTGAGAATATTGTACATTGTTAGTTTCAATGTAAAGTATTCTCAGCAGTCCTTCCTCCACACATGTGGGACAAGCTTCTGGTGTCACCAACATAAACTACTGCTATACTGTAAGAGACAACTTTAACACCCACCTGCATAGTGCCCAGTGTATTCTGCTTTtcgtagggctgacccgaatgcttcgaagcttccaCAATTGCCGTGGTAATGAACCTCCAAATCaatattcgaatgcttcgtttttttgttttgtttttatataagtatataagtatgtaataatgatgtataaatccccaaatagcccatgaaatgaggaataatccaacattattcatatgcaacattcattattattagttattctcagatggaaaTCGTTGGTTGTGTTTACGGTAGTTCGGCAGCGGCCCTGTCCCGGGCAGAAGGACATGTCAGCTTGCTGCTTGGAATACCTTCAAataagcttcgaagcccaaaaaatggttttcgggacagccctaactTTTAGGTTATCAAATATTTATCATGATATGCATTTATCATCTCATTGATGGATTACACAATGATCATTAGGTGTCCAGTGATGGAACAAGAGCAGTGTAATGAGTATCAGACTTTCTTTCATGGTGTGTATCTAAAGCTGTCATGTGTTgtcattttacagacaaaatcGTTTCCTGGCTGTGAATTTATTGAAACATTGCCATGGGGAAGAGTTTGGACTGAAACACGGAGAGATCTGATACCACAGTTGGAAGAGAGAGAGCCTTGAGGTGAAGACATGGTCATCACTGATAGAAACACCGGCACCCCTGTACCTAAAAAGGAGTCCCagaagaagacgaggaggacGTCTCGCCCTCATGGCCTGCCCTCTCCGGCGCTCTGCTGTGCCTGTGGCCTATGCATCATGCTGGCTGGACTCAACATCACCCTGGTGGGAGCGTTCGCCTTCAGCACGCTGGTGCCTTCAGCCAACCCCCCGATCATTATCGGACCCATCCTGCTGCTGGTGGCCTTCTCCTTTTTCGGGGCCTGTTGCGTGTGCAGCCGCCTCCCCCCTCCGCACAGCTCACGGAGGTCAAAGGTGGGCGGCAGGGGTGCGGGGCTGATGGGACACGGCGGGCTGGCTGGCGGGGCGGCGTTTGAAATAGAGACCAGCGAGCACACGCTGCAGGATACTACAGCTGTGCAGCTCAGCCCCACGTCCTCCCGCGGGTCATCCCAGGTGTCCAGCCCAGAAAAGGAGGCTCCCGACGCGGCCCTACCAGGACCCTGCAAGCTCTTCACCATGGAGACCAACGGCCCTTCTTCTGTTTCCGCCACCGCCGTCTACTCAGCCTCCACGGCAGCAGGAGGCGAGGTGAGGCTCAACCTGCCACGTGAAGAAGTGGTCGCCTAGCAGAGCAGAAACTCTTCCAAGGCCGGAGTGCTGCCAGTGTACATATCCTTCTGGGTCGAAGGGCTTGCTGAGTGTGATTGTGTCCTATAGTTTACGTAGTGCCATATCTCTGGTTGTGTGCTTTTGATTTTCTTGCTGTGCAGCCAACTGGTAATTAGCATGCAAAGTTAATGAAACATCCAAGTGATTGTGGATCATACTTTTTGGAATTCAAATTCCTACCTCTCTTGTGCTGTTTTTTCTCCCTACAggtctttgtttttattaacgTGGGGCATTATGAACAGTTTCCATGTAGAAATCAAATATCTTTCACTGCTACTCACCTGTCAGCAGTGATTTCAGAGAGATGGAGTGAAAAAACACGATTGTTGATTTGTTCTGAAAACGTCAAGATTAGATGTTAAAGGTCAACTGTGAACTGTACCGATGCGTTTGTTGTGACATTTGGCATTTTGTGTGCCGTTCTCAGAGCTGGACTTGTTTTGGGGACATGCGATATTATAGGTCACAGGAGTCCCAAAGCAATATGCTCTCACCTGAGATTAAATTCTCTGCATTTTTACTTATTTCACAAGTAAGATTACTACTTGTCTACAGCcaatacatttataatgaataaCGGTGCATACAGAACATTgtattacagtatatttgagggctgcaactaatgattattttcattgtcgattattttctcaattaattgattagttgtttggcctataaaatgtcagaaaacgtgtttcccaaagcccaagatgacgtcctcaaatgtcttgttttgtccacaactcaaagatattcagttttctgtcatagaggagtaaagaaaccagaaaatattcacatttaagaagctgcaattggagaatttttgtcttaaaaaatgattcaaacatattatcaaaattgttttaGATTaaattaatagttgacaactaatccattaatcgttgcagctctagtatatttacatgtatttgtGTACAATGTTGGATCGTGGAAACATCAACACATCACCTCAGTGTTTTCATTGAAGGTCACAACTCTCAGTTTTAAGGGCACGTTGATCATGACTTCATTTACGGTGTAATGCAGTTTAGGTTACGATCCAAGTGGAATAGGGCTTTCCTCACTGTAAGGCATAAACATGATGATTTTGTCATCATGGCTTTACAGTGGGACGCCACACAGGAatgttttacaaatgtgaatttCGCAGTGTTGAATTCTTATTTTTAATGACAAACTTTGACTTCATATTCAGCAGAAGTTAACCTTGTATACACAGTATAGACGAGCCAAGAAGTCTGACGGAGTTTAGATATTCAGATTGCATAATCTGTTCCCCATCACTGTGATGTCTTCTTATGAACTCGACTGGTCAAAGGAGACATTCAAACCCTGATTTCCTTTGAAAGGAAAGTTGCCTTAGACTGATATATCAGGATCAAACTAATGAGGGCTATAACTAAAGTGCACAATAGCGTTTCTCTTCAGAAAGCCTTTGTTTGGCTCTGGATTTCTATTCCATATTATTAGGAAAGCCTCaagaagtttttgttttttcgcaGGTATAACAGATGCATGCAAATGGCTTATATGTTCCACCTCAGCAGAAATGTATACGgagcagcaggagagagaacGCCTGCATACAGATACACATTAGTCCCTTATACAGTGTTACCCTTCATTATTTGTGACACAGCTCCTCAAAAGGACCAGTTGCTCTCGTGCTGAGCTTATTTTTGCATGTTCAGAGAGCTGACTCATGGAAATGCAAACACCCTGTTGTGAACTATCGGTGTTATCTGTGTACTTTGTGTAGCACTTCTACAAAAATCTGGAAAATGTATGGATAGAATATTTTTCTGTGAAAAtcataatttgtttatttaaaaaaaaaaaaaaagtaaccaAATGTGAATCCTtcaaaatatatcaataaaaaaaGGCTCTCTTTCATTAGAACATGAGGTTGCTCATTGTGTATGTGTGGCATGACACCGCGTTCTTGTGCGTCTTCATGAagtgaaatgaataaaaatgccCAACTGGATTTGCTCAAATTTCAAGTTAAGCTGCGATCTTGTAGGATAACATCTTTACAAGCATTATATATTCCAAGAAGGAGCCTATAAAGATTCTTTAACAGCAGttttagggaaaaaaacaagacataaaGCATAACTGATCCCCCAGATGTGTCAGAAAGAAGGTGCAAAACAGCTGGTGACTTCATGCTTCAGTTTATCTCAGCCTCCTGTTCACCTGAACCAAGGCTCCTTCCAGTGTCGCATTttgttattgattaatctgccaattattctCTCgaataatagattttttttttttggtcaaacagtccaaaagccaaatatattcaatttacagtcATTTAAAACAAGGAAATGCTGCAAATATTCCCATGTGAGAACCTGGACCTGTTTGCAtttttacttgacaaataatTCTAATTGTTTATCAAACTTGTtactgattcattttctgtcaatcgactgaTCAACTTGTTGTTTTCAGCTTTAGTCGCATTGCCTCTGCTGTGAATATCTAAGGCTGGCTTGTTGAAAATGTATTCTTCTTAAGAAGCGACAAGAAATGCTCCTCATTCCCTAATGGTGATATTGCCTTTGaaatttagtagggctgtcagtcgattaaaacatttaattgcgattaatcgcaatttttttatccgttcaaaatgtaccttaaagagagatcaagtatttaatactcttatcaacatgggagtgggcaaatatgctgctttatgcaaatgtatgtatatatttattattggaaataaattaacaacacaaaacaaagacaaatattgtccagaaatccaaacaggtactgcatttagcataaaagatatgctcaaatcataacgtggcaaactgcagcccaacaggcaacaacagctgtcagtgtgtcagtgtgctgacttgattatgacttgcctaaaactgcatgtgattataataaagtgggcatgtctgtcaagggacccctttgaaaatggccatgacagtttttcctcgccaaaatttagcctagattttgagcgttatttagccttcagtatgacatggttggtaacaatggatttcttaggtttttctagtttcatatgatgacagtatcttccctcccagctttaaaactgagcccgctacaacctctgaaagatcgattgtgttgatgagttaaagaaattagtggtgttaaaacgattttgcgttaacgcgttattatggcgtttactttgacagccttaaaatttagatttttatctTAAACAAGGATGAAAATCATATTTCCATTGTAATCTCCATGGTaatatagttta
It includes:
- the tmem275a gene encoding transmembrane protein 275, with amino-acid sequence MVITDRNTGTPVPKKESQKKTRRTSRPHGLPSPALCCACGLCIMLAGLNITLVGAFAFSTLVPSANPPIIIGPILLLVAFSFFGACCVCSRLPPPHSSRRSKVGGRGAGLMGHGGLAGGAAFEIETSEHTLQDTTAVQLSPTSSRGSSQVSSPEKEAPDAALPGPCKLFTMETNGPSSVSATAVYSASTAAGGEVRLNLPREEVVA